In one window of Cydia fagiglandana chromosome 10, ilCydFagi1.1, whole genome shotgun sequence DNA:
- the LOC134668096 gene encoding uncharacterized protein LOC134668096 yields the protein MAEDAPYIVYVAKSEANDSALEHNIANDAEEYQEEYLDFSQEEDENDSDDPVELLNVDMLDDCGTSISVKQECGVSSTIQPTTFRWTHQATLHLIEAYQSFETSLVSGEMSISQVWDQVAKNLQGQGHPVTEQQCKNKFVNLKQIYEKMKEQEINSGVSVKRWMYMDLMELIMMEMEKYRSYSNDAWDSPKCKDINQLNINTDNQEQKKADCKRTAQNVYKWENPDILSLIDLYRKYQGALDSGSISQKVLFRLVEKDMQKQGFTVTATQCMVKFHSLKKTYKSIKEYNQVNRLIPRRWRYYDLIDSIIHGTPDTSNYDPLEVSETLAEIKSEEATPSHIFKWSRRSIEILVNAYREYRPPLHGTKATRQKVWQIVVQKLRKGGYNVSIAQCRSKISGMLKLYRKNKSGAGGRAWNTRGGWYSKLIESLVEKPKILQRDATKTLSETRRPESVLEQLIICEENRERRHLENMEQRQQLIDIMGQLLEKLS from the exons ATGGCTGAAGATGCTCCTTACATCGTATATGTTGCTAAATCAGAAGCTAATGATAGTGCTTTAGAGCACAATATTGCGA atGATGCAGAAGAATATCAAGAAGAATATCTTGACTTTT CACAAGAAGAAGATGAAAATGATTCCGATGATCCAGTAGAATTACTCA ATGTGGATATGTTGGATGATTGCGGAACCTCAATTTCAGTCAAGCAAGAATGTGGTGTGAGCTCAA CTATACAACCAACCACTTTCCGGTGGACTCACCAAGCAACCCTCCACCTCATTGAAGCTTACCAATCCTTCGAAACTTCCTTAGTAAGTGGCGAGATGAGTATCAGCCAAGTCTGGGACCAGGTTGCCAAGAACCTACAAGGCCAGGGACATCCAGTCACAGAACAGCAGTGTAAAAACAAGTTTGTAAATCTGAAACAGATTTATGAGAAGATGAAAGAGCAGGAAATTAACTCCGGTGTCTCGGTGAAGAGATGGATGTACATGGATCTGATGGAGCTGATTATGATGGAGATGGAAAAATATAGGTCATATTCAAAC GATGCATGGGATTCGCCGAAATGCAAGGATATTAATCAACTTAATATTAACACTGACAATCAAGAGCAAAAAAAGGCAGATTGCAAAC GAACCGCACAAAACGTATACAAATGGGAAAACCCAGACATCCTCTCCCTAATAGACCTGTACCGCAAATACCAGGGAGCGCTCGACTCCGGATCCATATCACAAAAAGTTCTCTTCAGACTCGTTGAAAAAGACATGCAGAAACAAGGTTTCACTGTCACCGCCACACAATGTATGGTCAAGTTTCATTCACTAAAGAAAACCTATAAGAGTATAAAAGAGTATAATCAGGTTAATAGGTTGATACCCAGGAGGTGGAGGTACTACGATCTGATAGATTCTATAATACATGGGACGCCTGATACGTCTAACTATGATCCTTTGGAGGTGTCCGAAACGTTGGCGGAAATTA AATCTGAAGAAGCCACGCCATCTCATATCTTTAAATGGAGTCGGAGATCCATAGAGATACTAGTGAACGCATATCGGGAATACCGACCGCCTCTACACGGCACCAAAGCAACTCGGCAGAAAGTTTGGCAAATCGTCGTTCAGAAACTTCGCAAAGGAGGTTACAATGTTTCCATCGCTCAATGTAGGAGTAAAATATCAGGGATGCTAAAACTGTATAGGAAAAATAAGTCTGGAGCGGGCGGCAGGGCGTGGAACACTCGCGGTGGATGGTATTCCAAGCTTATAGAGTCCCTAGTAGAGAAACCTAAAATTTTACAAAGAGATGCTACTAAAACACTGTCTGAGACTCGAAGGCCGGAAAGTGTATTAGAACAGCTGATTATTTGCGAGGAGAACAGGGAACGGCGACATCTTGAGAATATGGAACAGAGGCAACAGTTGATAGATATAATGGGACAGTTGTTAGAGAAGCTGAGTTGA